One region of Streptomyces davaonensis JCM 4913 genomic DNA includes:
- a CDS encoding PhoX family protein, giving the protein MSDHGTQSRRQLLARTGALGVSIAFAGNLTELFAGTAAAQTMGHTGYGPLVPDPNGLLDLPEGFRYRVLSREGDQLRSGEGKVPSNHDGMTALPGRRGRVHLVRNHENRNTAKLPVPTVEGLTYDPQGKGGCTALTLDVHGEVLAERVAIAGTAVNCAGGPTPWGTWLTCEETEDRAGTNGYTKDHGFIFEVDPADPHRSGAVPLTAMGRFQHEAVAVDPRTGIVYETEDAFQKPFGLFYRFLPTHPHGGAGSLRAGGRLQAMRVPGVPDLSSIQEPGTTFDRVDWVDVPDPLAAETPIRHQDFGRKGITHAQKLEGCYWGGRSVYFVSSYARSAEGSAADHYGQIWRYDPTHRRLTLVIVFGPDTDIQLPGESPDNICLAPSGGLMVCEDGSGAQHVYGVTRHGEVYAMARNAQALTSAATAAGGTPEAPEWGEFAGVTFSPDGRTMYVNCYTPGTTFAVQGPWRR; this is encoded by the coding sequence ATGTCCGACCACGGCACTCAGAGCCGCCGTCAACTCCTCGCCCGCACCGGCGCCTTGGGCGTCTCGATCGCCTTCGCCGGAAACCTGACCGAACTCTTCGCGGGCACCGCCGCCGCGCAGACCATGGGCCACACGGGTTACGGCCCCCTCGTCCCCGACCCGAACGGTCTCCTCGACCTGCCGGAGGGCTTCCGCTACCGCGTGCTCTCCCGCGAGGGCGATCAGCTCCGCTCCGGCGAGGGCAAGGTGCCCTCCAACCACGACGGCATGACGGCCCTGCCCGGCCGCCGCGGCCGTGTCCACCTGGTCCGCAACCACGAGAACCGCAACACCGCGAAACTCCCCGTCCCGACGGTCGAGGGCCTGACGTACGACCCGCAGGGCAAGGGCGGTTGTACGGCCCTCACGCTGGACGTGCACGGCGAGGTCCTGGCCGAACGGGTCGCCATCGCCGGTACGGCCGTCAACTGCGCGGGCGGGCCCACCCCTTGGGGCACCTGGCTGACCTGCGAGGAGACCGAGGACAGAGCGGGCACCAACGGCTACACCAAGGACCACGGCTTCATCTTCGAGGTCGACCCGGCCGACCCGCACCGCAGCGGCGCGGTCCCGCTGACGGCGATGGGCCGCTTCCAGCACGAGGCGGTGGCGGTGGACCCGAGAACCGGCATCGTCTACGAGACCGAGGACGCCTTCCAGAAACCCTTCGGCCTCTTCTACCGCTTCCTGCCCACCCACCCCCACGGCGGCGCCGGTTCCCTGCGCGCGGGCGGCCGCCTCCAGGCGATGCGGGTGCCGGGCGTACCGGACCTGTCGTCGATCCAGGAGCCCGGTACGACCTTCGACCGCGTCGACTGGGTCGACGTACCGGACCCGCTGGCCGCCGAAACCCCCATCCGCCACCAGGACTTCGGCCGCAAGGGCATCACCCACGCCCAGAAGCTGGAGGGCTGCTACTGGGGCGGCCGCTCGGTCTACTTCGTCTCCTCCTACGCCCGCAGCGCGGAGGGCTCGGCGGCCGACCACTACGGCCAGATCTGGCGCTACGACCCCACCCACCGCCGCCTCACCCTGGTGATCGTCTTCGGCCCCGACACCGACATCCAGCTCCCCGGCGAATCCCCCGACAACATCTGCCTGGCCCCGTCGGGCGGCCTCATGGTCTGCGAGGACGGCAGCGGAGCCCAGCACGTCTACGGCGTCACCCGCCACGGCGAGGTCTACGCGATGGCCCGCAACGCCCAGGCCCTCACATCAGCCGCTACCGCGGCGGGCGGCACCCCGGAAGCCCCCGAGTGGGGCGAGTTCGCCGGCGTCACCTTCTCCCCCGACGGCCGCACGATGTACGTCAACTGCTACACCCCCGGAACGACCTTCGCGGTGCAGGGCCCCTGGCGTAGGTGA
- a CDS encoding TIGR04222 domain-containing membrane protein produces MFWVLLLLLAWAVAGTACTRLCLAAVHAAAADVNAGREHDLTLYEAAFLSGGPRRVADLTLVSMARQRRLLLARTGWATVVDPRGRDDIERSVIGAIGPEGQSRIEPVRDAAAGAEAVGSLADRLVRAGLAVPDGARTGTAAAVRQVQFAAAVVLVLGATALLMPGAADVPRHLVALWFGLPLALTLSCLAIARVEIHPYSRWASPAGQRLLGTLARHTAGGDDRRYLTTVAVRGVRAIGEPDLRAAFEHREPLRRH; encoded by the coding sequence ATGTTCTGGGTCCTTCTTCTGCTCCTGGCCTGGGCCGTGGCCGGCACCGCCTGCACCCGGCTGTGCCTGGCCGCCGTACACGCGGCGGCCGCGGATGTGAACGCGGGCCGGGAACACGATCTGACGCTGTACGAGGCCGCGTTCCTGTCCGGCGGCCCCCGCCGGGTCGCCGATCTGACCCTGGTCTCCATGGCCCGCCAGCGCCGGCTACTGCTCGCGCGTACGGGCTGGGCGACGGTCGTCGACCCGCGCGGCCGCGACGACATCGAACGGTCCGTCATAGGGGCCATCGGGCCCGAGGGGCAGTCCCGTATCGAGCCGGTACGGGACGCCGCGGCCGGTGCGGAGGCGGTGGGCAGCCTCGCCGACCGGCTGGTGCGGGCGGGCCTCGCAGTGCCGGACGGGGCCCGGACCGGGACCGCGGCGGCGGTGCGGCAGGTGCAGTTCGCCGCGGCGGTCGTCCTCGTCCTGGGCGCGACCGCGCTGCTGATGCCGGGCGCCGCCGACGTGCCACGGCATCTGGTCGCCCTCTGGTTCGGGCTGCCCCTCGCGCTCACCCTGAGCTGTCTGGCCATCGCCCGGGTCGAGATCCACCCGTACTCGCGCTGGGCCTCCCCGGCCGGACAGCGGCTGCTGGGCACCCTCGCCCGGCACACGGCCGGCGGGGACGACCGCCGGTATCTCACCACGGTCGCCGTCCGCGGTGTCCGCGCGATAGGCGAACCCGACCTGCGGGCGGCCTTCGAGCACCGCGAGCCCCTCCGGCGCCACTGA
- a CDS encoding ABC transporter ATP-binding protein: MQRDLRLDNVGRRYGLRGPWVLRAVNLAMAPGTLTRVEGANGTGKSTFLRLLAGIDAPTEGRITGRPRTAYVPERFPTALPFTALGYLTHLGTVHGLSRESARRAAGDWLERFGAAGYARTPMAQLSKGSSQKVAVAQALLAEPELLVLDEAWTGLDADARAELERAVADRTAAGASVVFVDHDPRRLAGVPDVICTVRGGSVNRRTEQRTSQEGAGPRTVVVAQGPSGGTLPAETARLPLTALEETTAGSYRITVPASHSDVLLRALLTARPPWHVVTVGKEEAQ; encoded by the coding sequence ATGCAACGCGATCTTCGCCTGGACAACGTGGGCCGCCGCTACGGCCTGCGCGGACCCTGGGTCTTACGGGCGGTCAACCTGGCCATGGCTCCCGGAACACTCACCCGAGTCGAGGGCGCGAACGGCACCGGAAAATCCACCTTCCTGCGCCTGCTCGCCGGCATCGACGCCCCCACGGAGGGCCGCATCACCGGCCGCCCCCGCACGGCCTACGTCCCCGAGCGCTTCCCCACGGCCCTCCCCTTCACCGCCCTCGGCTACCTCACCCACCTGGGCACGGTCCACGGCCTGTCCCGCGAGTCGGCCCGGCGCGCCGCAGGCGACTGGCTGGAGCGCTTCGGCGCCGCCGGATACGCCCGTACGCCCATGGCCCAGCTCTCCAAGGGCAGCAGCCAGAAGGTCGCCGTGGCCCAGGCACTGCTCGCCGAGCCGGAGTTGCTGGTGCTGGACGAGGCCTGGACCGGCCTCGACGCCGACGCCCGCGCCGAACTGGAACGCGCGGTCGCGGACCGCACCGCCGCCGGGGCCTCCGTGGTCTTCGTCGACCACGACCCACGGCGGCTGGCCGGAGTCCCGGACGTGATCTGCACGGTCCGCGGCGGCTCCGTCAACCGCCGTACGGAACAACGGACTTCGCAGGAGGGTGCCGGGCCGCGGACGGTCGTGGTCGCGCAGGGTCCGAGCGGCGGAACCCTCCCCGCCGAGACCGCCCGGCTCCCTCTCACCGCTCTCGAGGAGACCACCGCGGGCAGCTACCGCATCACGGTCCCCGCATCCCACTCCGACGTCCTGCTCCGAGCCCTGCTGACGGCCCGCCCTCCGTGGCATGTGGTGACCGTGGGCAAAGAGGAAGCCCAGTGA
- a CDS encoding peptidyl-tRNA hydrolase has translation MVSQEPTASADSPFRSEATPRDLAPQFVLPLVVRIERAAPPARTDALETAARAVLVLLSDERAGGDGEWAEAMRDWQDARIRKVVRRARGAEWRKAEALPGITVTGKSAEVRVFPPVPLDGWPKELAKLQVSGTDLDDPEVPVAADPTAPVLWLNPDLDMSAGKAMAQAGHGAQLAWWELSEEERTAWRDAGFPLAVRTAPRDRWTGLTTSGLPFVRDAGFTEIAPGSCTVVADHPSLRRDER, from the coding sequence ATGGTGAGCCAAGAACCCACCGCCTCCGCCGACAGTCCGTTCCGGTCCGAAGCCACCCCCCGCGACCTCGCGCCGCAGTTCGTGCTGCCGCTCGTCGTGCGGATCGAGCGGGCCGCGCCCCCTGCTCGTACCGACGCCCTGGAGACCGCCGCCCGTGCCGTGCTGGTGCTGCTCTCGGACGAGCGGGCCGGTGGGGACGGGGAGTGGGCCGAGGCCATGCGGGACTGGCAGGACGCCCGGATCCGGAAGGTCGTACGGCGGGCTCGGGGCGCCGAGTGGCGGAAGGCGGAGGCACTCCCGGGGATCACGGTGACCGGGAAGTCCGCCGAGGTGCGGGTCTTTCCGCCGGTACCCCTCGACGGGTGGCCCAAGGAGCTGGCCAAGCTCCAGGTGTCCGGCACCGATCTCGACGATCCGGAGGTCCCGGTCGCGGCGGATCCCACCGCGCCGGTGCTGTGGCTCAACCCCGACCTCGACATGTCGGCCGGCAAGGCGATGGCCCAGGCCGGGCACGGCGCCCAGCTCGCCTGGTGGGAGCTGTCCGAGGAGGAGCGTACGGCCTGGCGCGACGCCGGGTTCCCGCTCGCCGTACGGACCGCGCCCCGCGACCGCTGGACCGGCCTCACCACCAGCGGTCTGCCGTTCGTCCGGGACGCGGGCTTCACGGAGATCGCCCCGGGCTCCTGCACGGTGGTCGCGGATCATCCGTCCCTGCGGCGGGACGAGCGGTGA
- a CDS encoding polysaccharide deacetylase family protein encodes MIIRVRQVTAACALATALSACASPEAEAPRAARPAPAAASAAPSRPPTLAPGPAGLTPVFENGPRSSEKVVALTFDADMTADQGARATNGERFDNPRLIATLRALKVPATVFMTGRWAEEYPVQARGIGRDPLFEVANHSYSHHAFTGDCYGLPTLSEERMRGDVERAYDAFRKAGVPGAMPYFRFPGGCYDRAALKALTPAGVTAVQWDVVSGDAFATDADAVARQVLDGVRPGSVVVMHCTRSAAPATERAVRTIVPELRRQGYRFVKVSELIGAARAER; translated from the coding sequence GTGATCATTCGAGTACGACAAGTCACCGCCGCCTGCGCCCTGGCCACCGCCCTCTCCGCCTGCGCCTCCCCCGAGGCCGAGGCTCCCCGAGCCGCCCGCCCCGCACCGGCGGCGGCCTCCGCAGCTCCCTCCCGGCCGCCGACGCTGGCGCCGGGGCCCGCCGGGCTGACGCCCGTCTTCGAGAACGGGCCCCGGTCGTCGGAGAAGGTCGTCGCGCTCACCTTCGACGCCGATATGACCGCCGATCAGGGGGCTCGGGCGACCAATGGGGAACGGTTCGACAATCCGCGGCTCATCGCGACGCTGCGGGCGCTGAAGGTCCCGGCGACCGTGTTCATGACGGGGCGATGGGCCGAGGAGTACCCCGTGCAGGCACGCGGCATCGGACGGGATCCGCTCTTCGAGGTCGCCAACCACTCCTACAGCCACCACGCCTTCACCGGGGACTGCTACGGGCTGCCCACCCTGTCCGAGGAACGGATGCGCGGCGACGTCGAGCGGGCGTACGACGCCTTCCGCAAGGCCGGTGTGCCGGGCGCCATGCCGTACTTCCGGTTCCCCGGCGGCTGCTACGACCGCGCCGCGCTCAAGGCCCTGACCCCGGCCGGGGTCACCGCCGTGCAGTGGGACGTGGTGAGCGGGGACGCCTTCGCCACCGACGCCGACGCCGTGGCCCGGCAGGTGCTGGACGGGGTGCGGCCGGGGTCGGTCGTCGTCATGCACTGCACCCGCAGCGCCGCCCCGGCCACCGAACGCGCCGTCCGCACGATCGTCCCCGAGCTGCGGCGCCAGGGATACCGGTTCGTGAAGGTGTCCGAGCTGATCGGGGCCGCCCGCGCGGAGCGGTGA
- a CDS encoding DUF692 domain-containing protein, with the protein MERLGTGIGWRPEIAEAVEAMPGIDWVEAVAENVCPGHLPESLLRLRERGVTVVPHGVSLGLGGAERPDADRLTALAERAEALGSPLVTEHIAFVRAGGPLTASPRLEAGHLLPVPRTRDALKVLCENVRIAQDALPVPLAVENIAALFSWPGEEMTEGQFLYDLVDRTGVRLLIDVANLHTNHVNRGEDPAEALAEVPLEALAYVHVAGGFERDGVWHDSHAHPVPRPVLDILTDLASRVAPPGVLLERDENFPEPTELERELDEIRAAVDKGGRVADARPAPSGTAPEPAGDDEARGRLALDQAALLSALVAGTPAPEGFDRARLGVQARALAAKRADVVAKVAPELPVILGPRYRPNFLAYAQRNPMTSGYRRDALDFAGQLLHGETALETHARKELNQWWRERSGPAPLAHSRLARIRRSLTRR; encoded by the coding sequence ATGGAGCGACTGGGGACGGGTATCGGCTGGCGGCCGGAGATCGCGGAGGCCGTGGAGGCGATGCCGGGGATCGACTGGGTCGAGGCCGTCGCCGAGAACGTATGTCCCGGGCATCTCCCGGAGTCGCTGCTGCGGCTGCGGGAGCGCGGGGTCACCGTCGTCCCGCACGGTGTCTCGCTCGGGCTCGGCGGGGCGGAGCGGCCCGACGCGGACCGGCTGACCGCGCTCGCCGAGCGGGCCGAGGCGCTGGGCTCGCCGCTGGTCACCGAGCACATCGCGTTCGTGCGGGCGGGCGGCCCGCTCACCGCGTCGCCGCGCCTGGAGGCCGGCCATCTGCTGCCGGTGCCGCGCACCCGGGACGCCCTGAAGGTGCTGTGCGAGAACGTCCGGATCGCCCAGGACGCCCTCCCCGTGCCGCTCGCCGTGGAGAACATCGCCGCCCTGTTCTCCTGGCCCGGCGAGGAGATGACCGAGGGGCAGTTCCTCTACGACCTCGTCGACCGCACCGGCGTGCGGCTGCTCATCGACGTCGCCAATCTGCACACCAACCACGTCAACCGGGGCGAGGACCCGGCCGAGGCGCTCGCCGAGGTGCCGCTGGAGGCCCTCGCGTACGTCCATGTCGCGGGCGGTTTCGAGCGGGACGGCGTCTGGCACGACAGCCACGCCCACCCGGTCCCGCGGCCCGTGCTGGACATCCTCACCGACCTCGCGTCCCGGGTCGCCCCGCCCGGTGTGCTCCTGGAGCGCGACGAGAACTTCCCCGAACCAACCGAGCTGGAAAGGGAGTTGGACGAGATCCGGGCCGCCGTCGACAAGGGCGGCAGGGTAGCGGACGCCCGGCCCGCCCCCTCCGGCACCGCACCGGAACCGGCCGGCGACGACGAGGCCCGCGGGCGCCTCGCCCTGGACCAGGCGGCGCTGCTCTCCGCCCTCGTCGCCGGGACCCCCGCCCCCGAGGGCTTCGACCGGGCGCGCCTCGGCGTACAGGCGCGGGCGCTCGCCGCGAAGCGGGCGGATGTGGTCGCGAAGGTCGCGCCCGAGCTGCCCGTGATCCTGGGCCCGCGATACCGGCCGAATTTTCTCGCCTACGCCCAGCGCAACCCCATGACCAGCGGCTATCGCCGTGACGCGCTCGACTTCGCCGGTCAACTGCTGCACGGGGAGACAGCGTTGGAGACGCACGCCAGGAAGGAGTTGAACCAGTGGTGGCGGGAGCGCTCGGGCCCGGCCCCGCTCGCGCACTCCAGGCTGGCGCGGATACGGCGGTCTCTGACCCGCCGGTGA
- a CDS encoding AbfB domain-containing protein — MGSSLKSFNLDNHFVRHANFLGELSAVASDLDRTDATFDMVNGLADRSLVSFRSVNFPLHFLRHQDFRVKLHEGPNTPLVPPGSTPPPDSPEMQLMRKDATFAMVPGLADPNAVSFRSFNFPDRFLRHRDFHLFVEEVHSDLDRKDATFTVVPGLSPEPPGPH, encoded by the coding sequence ATGGGTTCCTCACTCAAGTCCTTCAACCTCGACAATCACTTCGTCCGGCACGCGAACTTCCTGGGAGAGCTGTCGGCCGTCGCGAGCGACCTGGACCGCACCGACGCCACCTTCGACATGGTGAACGGCCTGGCCGACCGCAGCCTCGTGTCCTTCCGGTCCGTCAACTTCCCCCTCCACTTCCTGCGGCACCAGGACTTCCGCGTCAAGCTTCACGAGGGGCCGAACACCCCGCTCGTTCCCCCCGGGTCGACGCCCCCGCCCGACTCCCCGGAGATGCAGCTGATGCGGAAGGACGCCACGTTCGCCATGGTCCCGGGACTCGCAGACCCGAACGCGGTGTCGTTCCGGTCCTTCAACTTCCCCGACCGGTTCCTGCGGCACAGGGATTTCCACCTCTTCGTCGAAGAGGTCCACAGCGACCTGGACCGGAAGGACGCGACGTTCACGGTGGTCCCCGGACTGTCGCCGGAGCCGCCGGGACCGCACTAG
- a CDS encoding slipin family protein, translating to MVEELLAVAAAAGAAGLVYFAAAARVVKQYERGVVFRLGRLRGAVRQPGLAVIVPGVDRLRRVNMQIVTMPVPAQEGITRDNVTVRVDAVVYFRVVDAPSAVVNVEDYRFAVSQMAQTSLRSIIGKSDLDDLLSNREKLNQGLELMIDSPAVGWGVGVDRVEIKDVSLPDTMKRSMARQAEADRERRARIINADAELQASKKLAEAAQQMEDTPAALQLRLLQTVVAVAAEKNSTLVLPFPVELLRFLEKAQQPLPERRDGK from the coding sequence ATGGTCGAGGAGCTGCTCGCCGTGGCCGCTGCCGCCGGCGCCGCCGGGCTGGTCTACTTCGCCGCCGCGGCACGGGTCGTCAAGCAGTACGAGCGCGGGGTCGTCTTCCGGCTCGGGCGACTGCGCGGCGCCGTGCGCCAGCCGGGGCTCGCCGTGATCGTGCCGGGCGTGGACCGGCTGCGCCGGGTCAACATGCAGATCGTGACGATGCCGGTGCCGGCCCAGGAGGGCATCACCCGGGACAACGTCACGGTGCGGGTGGACGCGGTCGTCTACTTCAGGGTCGTGGACGCGCCGTCGGCGGTCGTGAACGTCGAGGACTACCGGTTCGCGGTCTCGCAGATGGCCCAGACCTCGCTGCGCTCGATCATCGGCAAGAGCGACCTGGACGATCTGCTCTCCAACCGGGAGAAGCTCAACCAGGGCCTGGAGCTGATGATCGACAGTCCCGCGGTCGGCTGGGGCGTGGGCGTCGACCGCGTGGAGATCAAGGACGTCTCCCTGCCGGACACCATGAAGCGCTCGATGGCCCGCCAGGCGGAGGCCGACCGGGAGCGGCGGGCCCGGATCATCAACGCGGACGCCGAACTCCAGGCCTCGAAGAAGCTGGCCGAGGCGGCCCAGCAGATGGAGGACACCCCCGCCGCACTCCAGCTCCGCCTGCTCCAGACGGTCGTGGCGGTGGCCGCCGAGAAGAACTCCACGCTGGTGCTGCCGTTCCCGGTGGAGCTGCTGCGATTCCTGGAAAAGGCCCAACAGCCGCTGCCGGAGCGCCGCGACGGAAAGTGA
- a CDS encoding DUF4142 domain-containing protein produces the protein MRPRPPVPGRGILSGTGLIITGLTATLVALIVPIWSYADRSGTGQDVLNAETVSTEYGPLSGLDREFITKVRLAGLWELPAGQQAQRKGGTAAVQTAGQHLVEGHAFLDERVRDVAAKLSLSLPNEPSEQQREWLGILDSAQGAEYDWQFANLLRLAHGKVFSVVAQVRASTRNTLVRELANDANTTVLDHITVLEATGYVDFDALARDMADGSTPPLTRSPAPPGPVTDPSPAIPVTPSPVPTPTYTLPPAASRPPTNASES, from the coding sequence ATGCGACCGCGACCGCCCGTCCCCGGCCGGGGCATCCTCAGCGGAACCGGACTCATCATCACCGGCCTGACGGCGACCCTCGTGGCGCTGATCGTCCCGATCTGGTCGTACGCCGACCGCTCCGGGACGGGTCAGGACGTGCTCAACGCCGAGACCGTGTCGACGGAGTACGGCCCGCTGTCGGGCCTGGACCGCGAGTTCATCACCAAGGTGCGGCTGGCCGGGCTCTGGGAGCTGCCCGCAGGTCAGCAGGCCCAGCGCAAGGGCGGTACGGCCGCCGTGCAGACCGCCGGGCAGCATCTCGTCGAAGGGCACGCCTTCCTGGACGAGCGGGTCCGCGACGTCGCCGCCAAGCTCTCCCTGTCGCTGCCCAACGAGCCGAGCGAGCAGCAGCGCGAGTGGCTCGGCATCCTCGACTCCGCCCAGGGCGCCGAGTACGACTGGCAGTTCGCCAACCTGCTGCGTCTTGCGCACGGCAAGGTGTTCTCGGTGGTCGCCCAGGTCCGCGCGAGCACCCGCAACACCCTGGTGCGCGAGCTCGCCAATGACGCCAACACCACGGTGCTGGACCACATCACCGTCCTGGAGGCCACCGGGTACGTCGACTTCGACGCGCTGGCCCGGGACATGGCCGACGGGAGCACTCCCCCGCTGACCCGTTCCCCGGCGCCGCCGGGCCCGGTGACCGACCCCTCGCCCGCGATCCCCGTGACCCCCTCGCCGGTGCCGACACCGACGTACACCCTGCCGCCCGCCGCCAGCCGCCCGCCCACCAATGCCAGTGAGTCGTGA